A genomic window from Glycine soja cultivar W05 chromosome 10, ASM419377v2, whole genome shotgun sequence includes:
- the LOC114369142 gene encoding exocyst complex component SEC15A-like, with product MDVKTMRRGVVENGDGGEDMVLANLIANGDDVGPLVRLAFERGRPEGLLHRLIYVVKQKESEIEEMCKTHYEEFILAVDELRGVLVDAEELKSELQSDNFKLQQVGSALLAKLEELLESYSVRKNMTEAIEMLKNCIQVLELCVKCNDHISEGQFYSALKTLDLVEESCTQNIPAKAIKMVIESRIPVIKLHVEKKVCSEVNEWMVEIRSSAKNIGQTAIGRAVTVRQRDKEMLEQQRKAEEQSISGLGDLAYTLEAEELEEDSVLQFDLTPLYRACHIHDCLGIQEKFRKYYYTNRLLQLNSDLEITSAQPFVESYQTLFAQIAGFFIVEDRVLRTTAGLLVADQVETMWETAVAKMTSLLEEQFSSMESAPHLLLVKDYVTLFGSTLRQYGHEIGTLLDILDSSCDKYHLLLLEECRQQTLDVFGNDQYDQMEIKKESDYENIILSFNLQTSDIMPAFPYTAPFSSMVPDACRIVRSFIKGSVDYLSYGIHVNFFGVVRKYLDMFLIDVLNVTLLEKINSDNVTVPQLMQIAANIAVLERACDFFLQHTAQLCGIPVRSVGRPQATLTAKVILKASREAVFIALQSLVNTKVDEFMTLTESVNWTPEETNENGNDYIHEVIIYLDSILSPVQQILPLDAVYRVGSGAFEHISNSIVTAFSSDSVKRFNANAVINIDYDLQFIENFAEERFYSAGLGEIDNEVSFKICMVEARQLVNLLLSSQPENFLNPDIWEKNYYALEIKKVAAILDKFKDSPDGIFGSLANKNAKQSARKKSMDVLKKRLKDFS from the coding sequence ATGGATGTAAAGACAATGAGGAGAGGTGTTGTGGAGAACGGTGATGGAGGAGAGGATATGGTTCTGGCTAATTTAATTGCAAATGGGGATGATGTTGGTCCTCTTGTCAGGCTTGCCTTTGAAAGGGGACGGCCTGAGGGGCTGCTTCACCGGCTGATATATGTCGTTAAGCAAAAGGAATCTGAAATTGAGGAGATGTGCAAGACCCACTACGAGGAATTCATCCTTGCAGTTGATGAGCTTCGTGGAGTGTTAGTTGATGCTGAGGAGCTGAAGAGTGAGCTCCAAAGTGACAATTTTAAGTTGCAGCAGGTTGGCAGCGCCCTTCTTGCCAAGCTTGAAGAGCTTCTTGAGTCTTATTCTGTTAGGAAGAATATGACTGAAGCTATAGAAATGTTGAAGAACTGTATACAGGTGTTGGAGCTTTGTGTCAAGTGTAACGATCACATTTCTGAAGGTCAGTTTTATTCTGCattgaaaactttggatttagTTGAGGAAAGTTGCACACAGAATATTCCTGCAAAGGCTATCAAAATGGTCATAGAGAGTAGAATTCCTGTTATAAAATTGCACGTTGAGAAGAAAGTATGCAGTGAAGTTAATGAATGGATGGTTGAGATAAGGAGTTCTGCTAAAAATATTGGGCAAACGGCAATTGGCCGTGCTGTGACAGTTCGTCAAAGGGACAAGGAAATGCTAGAACAGCAGAGGAAGGCCGAGGAGCAAAGTATTTCAGGACTAGGGGATCTAGCTTATACTTTGGAAGCCGAAGAACTTGAAGAAGATTCAGTTTTACAGTTTGATCTTACACCACTTTATCGTGCTTGTCATATTCATGATTGTCTGGGTATCCAAGAGAAGTTTCGCAAATATTACTATACTAATAGGTTGTTACAATTGAATTCAGACCTGGAGATAACTTCAGCACAACCTTTTGTTGAATCATACCAGACATTGTTTGCTCAAATTGCTGGATTCTTTATAGTGGAGGATAGAGTCCTTAGAACTACAGCGGGCCTCCTGGTAGCTGATCAGGTTGAAACAATGTGGGAGACAGCTGTAGCTAAAATGACATCACTGTTGGAGGAACAATTCTCTAGTATGGAATCTGCCCCTCATCTTCTCTTGGTGAAGGATTATGTCACTCTGTTTGGATCTACTCTTAGACAATATGGGCATGAAATAGGCAcacttcttgatattcttgatAGCAGCTGTGACAAATACCACCTGCTTCTTTTGGAAGAATGCCGGCAACAAACTCTTGATGTCTTTGGCAATGACCAGTATGACCAGATGGagataaaaaaggaaagtgaCTATGAGAATATCATTCTGTCATTTAATCTTCAAACATCAGATATTATGCCTGCATTTCCATACACTGCCCCATTCTCCTCCATGGTGCCCGATGCGTGTCGCATTGTGAGATCCTTTATCAAAGGCTCTGTTGATTACTTGTCTTATGGCATACATGTGAATTTCTTTGGTGTTGTGAGAAAGTATTTGGACATGTTCCTGATTGATGTACTAAATGTAACACTGCTTGAGAAAATCAATAGTGACAATGTCACTGTACCTCAACTCATGCAGATTGCTGCAAACATAGCTGTTCTTGAAAGAGCTTGTGATTTTTTCCTTCAACACACAGCTCAACTATGTGGCATCCCAGTCCGATCAGTTGGAAGGCCTCAAGCTACTTTAACTGCAAAAGTGATATTGAAGGCATCCAGGGAAGCAGTTTTCATTGCCTTACAGAGTTTGGTGAACACAAAAGTAGACGAGTTTATGACTCTTACTGAAAGCGTTAATTGGACTCCTGAGGAGACAAATGAGAATGGAAATGACTACATACACGAAGTGATCATTTACCTTGATTCTATCTTGTCCCCAGTGCAACAAATTTTACCCTTGGATGCTGTGTACAGAGTTGGGAGTGGTGCTTTTGAGCACATCTCAAATTCCATAGTGACAGCTTTCTCTAGTGATAGTGTTAAAAGGTTTAATGCAAATGCagttataaatattgattatgaTCTTCAGTTCATAGAGAATTTTGCAGAGGAAAGGTTCTATTCTGCTGGTTTGGGAGAAATAGACAATGAGGTTAGTTTTAAGATCTGCATGGTAGAAGCACGACAGTTAGTCAATCTTTTGCTAAGTAGTCAACCTGAGAACTTCCTGAATCCTGATATATGGGAGAAAAATTATTATGCACTTGAAATTAAGAAGGTGGCTGCTATCCTTGATAAATTCAAGGATTCTCCAGATGGGATCTTTGGAAGCCTGGCTAATAAAAATGCAAAGCAAAGTGCTAGAAAGAAATCAATGGATGTGCTCAAAAAGCGACTTAAGGATTTCAGTTGA